The proteins below are encoded in one region of Streptomyces sp. NBC_00490:
- a CDS encoding FAD-dependent monooxygenase, with protein sequence MPQRAATIVGGGIGGLAAAIALHRRGWRVEVLERAPEFAEIGAGISLWPNALRALEALGLADAVRALGAVEAAGGVRDRRGRWLSRTDNAELARRFGHPLTVLHRADLLRALTQALPADSLRPGSEVSAVHDDGHRPVVDHGGGQSRPDLVIGADGLRSVVRRALWPDAAGPRYAGYTAWRMVTEPLPQPPAEGAATWGRGERFGYTALPDGRMYCFATASLPAGAASPSSEYTELLRRFGSWPDPVPALLAAVPPDAVLRHDLYDLPPLPSFVHGRTALLGDAAHAMTPNLGQGACQALEDAVTLAHCLDSTPDITAALRSYDLLRRPRTQAITRRSARLGVVGQLSWPPAVLLRDTAARLTPTRATLRSMTPVLGWTAPDGPMTATQSETH encoded by the coding sequence ATGCCGCAGCGCGCTGCGACCATCGTCGGCGGCGGCATCGGCGGGCTCGCGGCAGCCATCGCCCTGCATCGCCGGGGCTGGCGTGTCGAGGTGCTGGAACGGGCTCCGGAGTTCGCCGAGATCGGCGCCGGCATCTCCCTGTGGCCGAACGCGCTGCGCGCACTCGAGGCGCTCGGGCTGGCCGACGCCGTCCGGGCGCTGGGCGCCGTAGAGGCCGCGGGCGGCGTACGCGACCGCCGGGGCCGGTGGCTCTCCCGTACGGACAACGCGGAACTGGCACGCCGCTTCGGCCACCCCCTGACGGTTCTGCACCGCGCCGACCTGTTGCGGGCGCTCACCCAGGCGCTGCCCGCCGACAGTCTGCGGCCGGGCAGCGAGGTGTCCGCGGTCCATGACGACGGCCACCGCCCGGTCGTGGATCACGGCGGGGGCCAGTCCCGGCCCGACCTCGTCATCGGCGCCGACGGCCTGCGCAGTGTGGTCCGGCGCGCCCTGTGGCCCGACGCGGCCGGCCCCAGGTACGCCGGTTACACCGCCTGGCGCATGGTCACCGAGCCCCTCCCCCAGCCGCCCGCCGAAGGCGCGGCGACCTGGGGCCGCGGGGAGAGGTTCGGCTACACCGCGCTGCCGGACGGACGGATGTACTGCTTCGCGACCGCGTCGCTCCCGGCCGGAGCGGCCTCCCCCTCCTCCGAGTACACCGAACTGCTACGCCGGTTCGGCTCCTGGCCGGATCCCGTCCCCGCCCTGCTGGCCGCCGTCCCCCCGGACGCGGTGCTCCGCCACGACCTGTACGACCTGCCGCCCCTGCCCTCCTTCGTCCACGGCCGCACCGCGCTGCTGGGCGACGCGGCCCATGCGATGACCCCCAATCTGGGCCAGGGCGCCTGCCAGGCACTGGAGGACGCGGTCACCCTCGCCCACTGCCTCGACAGCACACCGGACATCACCGCCGCGCTCCGCTCGTACGATCTGCTGCGCCGCCCGCGCACCCAGGCCATCACCCGCCGCTCCGCCCGACTCGGCGTTGTCGGCCAACTGTCGTGGCCGCCCGCGGTGTTGCTGCGCGACACCGCCGCCCGGCTGACACCGACGCGAGCGACCCTGCGTTCCATGACGCCGGTGCTCGGCTGGACCGCACCCGATGGCCCGATGACCGCGACACAGAGCGAGACCCACTGA
- a CDS encoding FAD-dependent oxidoreductase — translation MRTPVTIIGAGLGGLTLARVLHVHGIPVSVYEAEPSPSARTQGGMLDIHDYNGQLALEAAGLMDEFRAIILEGRQAMRVLDRDGTVLFEEGDDGTGGRPEVQRSALRQILLDSLPAGTVRWGHKASGTRALGEGRYEVSFADGTSVVTSLLVGADGAWSRVRPLLSSATPEYVGTSFVETYLFDADTRHPACAKAVGGGSMMAPSPGKEIFGHRESGDTLHTYVALSRSQEWFAGIDFTDATAAAARIAQEFGGWAPELTALITDGDTAPVVRPHYTLPAEHRWDRVPGVTLLGDAAHLAAPNGEGANLAMLDGAELGKAIAAHPDDIEAALSEYEQAMFVRSAEVAMFEGAELHHIDSENNTAQGLIAAFTQHQNQHQQTP, via the coding sequence ATGCGCACACCCGTCACGATCATCGGCGCCGGACTCGGCGGACTCACGCTGGCCCGCGTCCTGCACGTCCACGGCATCCCGGTCTCGGTCTACGAGGCGGAGCCCTCCCCGTCGGCCCGTACGCAGGGCGGGATGCTCGACATCCACGACTACAACGGGCAACTCGCCCTGGAGGCGGCCGGTCTGATGGACGAGTTCCGGGCCATCATCCTGGAGGGACGCCAGGCGATGCGCGTGCTCGACCGGGACGGGACCGTTCTGTTCGAGGAGGGCGACGACGGCACCGGCGGACGCCCCGAGGTGCAGCGCAGCGCACTGCGGCAGATCCTGCTCGACTCGCTCCCGGCCGGCACCGTCCGGTGGGGGCACAAGGCCAGCGGTACCCGTGCCCTCGGCGAGGGACGCTACGAGGTGTCGTTCGCCGACGGCACCAGCGTCGTCACCAGTCTGCTGGTCGGCGCGGACGGGGCGTGGTCGCGGGTGAGGCCCCTGCTCTCCAGTGCCACACCCGAGTACGTCGGGACGTCGTTCGTCGAGACCTATCTGTTCGACGCCGACACCCGGCACCCCGCCTGCGCGAAAGCGGTCGGTGGTGGTTCGATGATGGCGCCTTCGCCGGGCAAGGAGATCTTCGGCCATCGGGAAAGCGGCGACACTCTGCACACCTATGTGGCGCTGAGCAGGTCGCAGGAGTGGTTTGCCGGCATCGACTTCACCGATGCCACCGCGGCCGCCGCACGGATCGCCCAGGAGTTCGGCGGCTGGGCGCCCGAGCTGACCGCGCTGATCACCGACGGCGACACCGCACCGGTCGTGCGCCCCCACTACACCCTGCCGGCCGAGCACCGGTGGGACCGCGTGCCGGGGGTGACCCTCCTCGGCGACGCCGCCCACCTCGCGGCCCCGAACGGCGAAGGAGCCAACCTGGCCATGCTCGACGGCGCCGAACTCGGCAAGGCAATCGCCGCGCACCCCGACGACATCGAGGCCGCGCTCAGCGAGTACGAACAGGCCATGTTCGTACGGAGCGCCGAGGTGGCCATGTTCGAAGGAGCCGAACTCCACCACATCGACTCCGAGAACAACACGGCCCAGGGACTGATCGCCGCGTTCACCCAGCACCAGAACCAGCACCAGCAGACCCCGTGA
- a CDS encoding SCO4402 family protein gives MSQDARLIANHRVHVVPVVLALANPPWQRDVWLAPSTFENLDHVFHTLFDDFCDADEPERYLGVSLRTEEEVALMRELGVALNAVGEEAPGDTDEEYLRAPSWPDVVAVAGRLAQVMVANDLQELAALHNAEPSTCP, from the coding sequence GTGAGCCAAGACGCCCGCCTCATCGCGAACCACCGAGTCCACGTCGTACCCGTCGTCCTGGCTCTGGCCAACCCCCCTTGGCAGCGGGACGTATGGCTCGCCCCTTCTACGTTTGAGAACCTGGACCACGTCTTCCACACGCTGTTCGACGACTTCTGCGACGCGGACGAGCCCGAGCGGTACCTCGGCGTCAGTCTGAGGACAGAGGAAGAGGTCGCTCTCATGCGTGAGTTGGGTGTCGCGCTCAACGCCGTTGGAGAAGAGGCGCCCGGCGATACCGACGAGGAGTATCTCCGGGCGCCCTCCTGGCCGGACGTGGTCGCCGTCGCAGGTCGCCTCGCTCAGGTCATGGTCGCGAATGACCTCCAGGAACTCGCCGCTCTGCATAACGCCGAGCCCAGCACCTGTCCTTGA
- a CDS encoding pentapeptide repeat-containing protein produces MTAPPWPYCRHRSNSTDAAAGCRGRRVDPYDACLEHLADSQLGSYLAQLGPGSDLDHRGTSITESLLGALLDAVRDPDTRQALVGTARFEEARFFGDADFNGVCFGNEVGFEQAVFLGTARFVGSELKGDASFERARFCGAQFRGAVFEKSAWFGEARFTDDVRFDGARFSGHVRFRHTHFGNAAFDGVQFSGSVDFQGARFVGCAWFDGARFESASRLGPLVCEEAVDLSAAIFAAPVVIEAATRRLWCIRTEWAARASLRLRYATVDLSDAVLAYPLIITIRATPFTERTGVEGPEEVLEEGPLDGGDSGVRIASLQGVDAAHLVLQDVDMTPCLLSDAVHLDQLRLEGEYLLALPPAGLRRRGLLPVRWTTRRTLAEEQHWRAAQGWNAWTAAPTGVEVVGPAGLAAAYRQLRKAFEDSKNEPDASDFYYGEMEMRRHDTKRPRAERSLLSVYWAVSGYGLRASRAFGWLLGSMAATVLVMMLWGVPKEVAPSESRGRLVGQNILMTNSTTDPVAPDGPLGRRLTSQRFEKSMRVVINSAVFRSSSQDLTTVGTYAEMLSRLVEPALLGLAALAARGRVKR; encoded by the coding sequence GTGACCGCGCCGCCCTGGCCGTACTGCCGACACCGCTCCAACTCGACGGACGCCGCTGCCGGTTGCCGGGGACGCCGCGTCGATCCGTACGACGCATGCCTGGAACACCTGGCCGACAGTCAGCTTGGCTCCTACCTGGCACAGTTGGGTCCCGGGAGCGATCTCGATCACCGAGGCACCTCGATCACCGAGAGCCTCCTCGGCGCGCTCCTTGATGCCGTGCGGGATCCCGACACCCGGCAAGCCCTCGTCGGTACAGCCCGTTTCGAAGAAGCGCGGTTCTTCGGCGACGCCGACTTCAACGGTGTGTGCTTCGGGAACGAGGTTGGCTTTGAGCAGGCCGTCTTCCTGGGGACCGCGCGGTTCGTGGGATCAGAATTGAAAGGAGACGCTTCGTTTGAACGGGCGCGCTTTTGTGGGGCCCAGTTCCGCGGAGCGGTGTTCGAGAAGAGCGCGTGGTTTGGCGAAGCACGGTTCACTGACGACGTTCGATTTGATGGCGCACGCTTTTCTGGACATGTCAGGTTCCGGCACACTCACTTCGGCAACGCTGCGTTCGACGGCGTGCAGTTCTCGGGAAGTGTCGACTTTCAGGGCGCCCGATTCGTCGGCTGCGCCTGGTTTGACGGAGCGAGGTTTGAGAGCGCGTCGCGGCTGGGTCCCTTGGTGTGCGAAGAGGCAGTGGATCTGTCAGCAGCGATATTCGCCGCTCCGGTCGTCATCGAGGCGGCTACGAGAAGGCTGTGGTGCATACGGACAGAATGGGCCGCAAGAGCAAGCCTGCGATTGCGGTACGCCACCGTGGACCTCAGCGATGCGGTCCTCGCCTATCCCTTGATCATCACGATCCGGGCGACTCCATTTACCGAGCGGACCGGGGTCGAGGGGCCTGAAGAAGTTCTGGAAGAGGGGCCCTTGGATGGCGGCGACTCTGGAGTGCGCATCGCTTCCCTGCAAGGTGTGGACGCAGCCCATCTAGTGCTCCAAGACGTTGACATGACGCCCTGCTTGCTGTCCGATGCCGTGCATCTGGACCAACTACGTCTGGAGGGCGAATACCTTCTCGCGCTGCCGCCCGCGGGCTTGCGTCGACGCGGCCTTTTGCCTGTGCGTTGGACCACACGGCGAACGCTGGCCGAAGAGCAGCACTGGCGAGCCGCCCAGGGCTGGAATGCGTGGACAGCGGCGCCGACCGGCGTGGAAGTTGTAGGACCCGCAGGGTTGGCCGCCGCGTACCGGCAGCTTCGCAAGGCCTTCGAAGACAGCAAGAACGAGCCTGACGCCAGCGACTTTTACTACGGTGAGATGGAAATGCGGCGACACGACACCAAACGGCCCCGCGCCGAGCGTTCGCTGCTTTCCGTCTACTGGGCGGTTTCGGGCTATGGCCTACGTGCTTCTCGCGCTTTTGGCTGGCTGCTCGGGTCCATGGCCGCGACTGTGCTCGTGATGATGCTGTGGGGTGTGCCGAAGGAGGTGGCGCCATCCGAGAGCAGGGGTCGGCTGGTAGGCCAAAACATCTTGATGACGAACAGCACGACCGATCCCGTCGCTCCCGACGGGCCTCTCGGCCGGCGTCTGACGTCTCAGCGATTCGAGAAGTCCATGCGCGTGGTGATCAACTCGGCGGTGTTCCGGTCATCGAGCCAGGACCTCACCACCGTTGGAACGTACGCCGAGATGCTGTCCCGTCTTGTCGAGCCCGCCTTGCTCGGCTTGGCGGCTCTTGCCGCCCGTGGCCGCGTCAAGCGGTGA
- a CDS encoding proline dehydrogenase has protein sequence MDAGLTALLGAAVGSLATLGSAMVTGRAAARSQFDQWRRQHRRDAYANYLGAVYDRDVALDAVRDALSAARPDLRDVDEKMERFATQVRGVHRAAEFVILEGPPSVVEALYRVVHAADDLADVIRRMVRDAHAGDDSRKTANTALAAEREDLLYQAVKGLRAAASDVLDDSRIGVY, from the coding sequence ATGGACGCTGGACTCACCGCACTGCTCGGCGCCGCCGTGGGTTCACTCGCCACCCTCGGCTCCGCGATGGTCACAGGACGCGCGGCGGCGCGGTCGCAGTTCGATCAGTGGCGCCGCCAGCACCGCCGGGACGCCTACGCGAACTATCTGGGCGCTGTCTACGACCGTGATGTCGCCCTGGATGCCGTGCGCGACGCGCTGTCGGCAGCCCGGCCGGACCTGCGGGACGTCGACGAGAAGATGGAGCGCTTCGCCACCCAGGTCCGCGGCGTCCACCGGGCTGCCGAGTTCGTCATCCTCGAAGGTCCGCCGTCGGTGGTGGAAGCGCTCTACCGTGTGGTCCACGCGGCCGACGACCTCGCCGATGTCATCCGACGCATGGTGCGTGACGCCCACGCCGGGGATGACTCCCGCAAGACCGCGAACACCGCGCTCGCCGCCGAGCGGGAAGACCTGCTGTACCAGGCCGTGAAAGGCCTCCGGGCGGCGGCCTCTGATGTCCTCGACGACAGCCGGATAGGCGTCTACTAG
- a CDS encoding MFS transporter: MPSASSAASDSGRPVPSSLWRDSDFRRLWVGQTASQLGEQTGLVVLPLFAVLTLHAGATELGVLRAVGQAPVLLLSLFVGAWVDRWRTRTVMALTDAGRTLALGAAAVAGLLGWLGLPALFVIAFTVGALSVFFDVAYQACLVRLVRRDQLVRGNSALEGSRSAAQIGGPALGGALVSLLSAPVAAVSSALFFALSFLSIRRIRRVESAPEHRDRPSRVRRRIHEGLRFVVNDSALRTVCLASAAFQFSFAAVMTVYLLFLPRELHLSGAAVGLALAATGPGALLDSVLAARLPNRFGYGPVLVAAAALGDGVFLCVPALHGSPTVTVAALLAVNFVFGVGSQLVNVAIMAVRQTVTPDGMQGRAAATITFVGMGLSPLGSLLGGFLAEAWGLRTSLLATVAGMLLSPVVMAPSPLARLGRTLPAPQNAPLTAGHGKGDSG, from the coding sequence GTGCCGTCCGCCTCCTCCGCTGCATCCGATTCCGGTCGACCCGTGCCGTCCAGCCTGTGGCGGGACAGCGACTTCCGCAGACTCTGGGTGGGACAGACCGCCTCCCAACTCGGGGAACAAACAGGCCTGGTGGTCCTTCCGCTCTTCGCCGTCCTGACCCTGCATGCCGGTGCGACCGAGCTGGGCGTCCTGCGTGCCGTGGGTCAGGCGCCGGTCCTGTTGCTCTCGCTGTTCGTCGGCGCCTGGGTGGACCGGTGGCGCACGCGCACGGTGATGGCGCTGACGGACGCGGGCCGGACCCTTGCCCTGGGTGCCGCCGCCGTGGCCGGCCTCTTGGGCTGGCTCGGCCTGCCCGCGCTGTTCGTGATCGCTTTCACCGTCGGGGCGCTGTCCGTGTTCTTCGACGTGGCGTACCAGGCGTGTCTCGTACGGCTGGTGCGACGCGATCAACTGGTGCGCGGGAACAGTGCCCTTGAGGGCAGCCGGTCCGCGGCGCAGATCGGCGGTCCGGCCCTGGGTGGTGCGTTGGTGTCGCTGCTGTCGGCGCCGGTCGCCGCCGTCTCCAGCGCGCTGTTCTTCGCGCTCTCGTTCCTGTCCATCCGGCGAATCCGTCGAGTCGAATCGGCCCCGGAGCACCGGGACCGTCCCTCGCGGGTCCGGCGGAGGATCCACGAAGGTCTACGTTTTGTCGTCAACGACAGCGCACTGCGAACCGTGTGCCTGGCCTCGGCCGCCTTCCAGTTCTCGTTCGCCGCCGTGATGACCGTCTATCTGCTCTTCCTGCCGCGGGAACTGCACCTGTCCGGCGCCGCCGTCGGGCTGGCCCTCGCGGCGACAGGACCGGGCGCGCTTCTGGACTCCGTCCTGGCCGCCCGGCTGCCGAACCGGTTCGGATACGGCCCGGTACTCGTGGCCGCGGCGGCACTCGGCGACGGCGTCTTCTTGTGCGTACCCGCGCTGCACGGCTCCCCCACGGTGACCGTTGCCGCGCTCCTCGCGGTCAACTTCGTGTTCGGGGTCGGCAGCCAGTTGGTGAATGTCGCGATCATGGCCGTCCGGCAGACGGTCACGCCGGACGGGATGCAAGGCCGCGCCGCCGCGACGATCACGTTCGTCGGCATGGGCCTCTCCCCGCTCGGCTCGCTGCTCGGCGGATTCCTCGCCGAGGCGTGGGGGCTGCGCACCAGCCTCCTGGCGACGGTCGCGGGCATGCTGCTGTCCCCGGTGGTGATGGCTCCGTCCCCGCTCGCACGTCTTGGACGGACCCTCCCGGCCCCACAGAACGCGCCGCTGACAGCTGGCCATGGAAAGGGCGACTCGGGATGA
- a CDS encoding rhamnogalacturonan lyase family protein yields the protein MQLTHRWRAAHRLPVTVSAVLAVCATLAAAPGSVASPNPAAAGDVTIQAARVMENLGRGVVAVRSGSSQVLVSWRLLGLDPQGIGFNVYRSTGGGAYAKVNAAVLTGGTNYTDSTADLTRSNSYRVAAVVGGQEQAPSGAFTLTANHATEPVVRVPLRSGGPVKFVWVGDLDGDGEYDYLVDRQTSPQKLEAYSSDGDFLWDVDMGPNSQNQDNIEPGSSAIDVGHWDGVTVYDFDSDGRAEVALKIADGVRFGDGATWTHADDARQFMAILDGRTGALRNWAAVPTTYLSDGPMGARLGVAYLNGTTPSLVAYMKNRRDDGAFNLMMAAWKFTGSALRQEWTWLRGSQNAPDGHNSRALDVNGDGTDEVAEIGFVLNGDGTLRYTMGPQGIIHGDRFHIADMDPGRPGLEGYGVQQDNPSGLLEYYYDASTGSIIWKHNGGPADVGRGMAADVDARFPGMEVWSFSGLYNAPSNQLTEPNTSLRPWPQLGLWWDGDLTTELLNDGKIEKWNPLNPTSTGSLPRLVSTWNYGAVTAAQGGPTLVGDILGDWREEAVYTNASYNELIIFTTNQPTTTRLYTPAHNPAYRNAMTFKGYMQSHHVDYFLGADMSPAPRPNIAYAGSAATSAAEARVSANGSGG from the coding sequence GTGCAGTTAACGCATCGGTGGCGAGCCGCCCACCGGCTCCCCGTCACCGTCTCAGCGGTCCTGGCCGTCTGCGCCACCCTGGCCGCCGCCCCGGGAAGCGTCGCCTCGCCCAACCCGGCCGCGGCCGGGGACGTGACGATCCAGGCCGCGCGCGTGATGGAGAACCTCGGACGCGGGGTCGTGGCGGTGCGCTCCGGCAGCAGCCAGGTCCTGGTCTCCTGGCGGCTGCTGGGCCTGGACCCGCAGGGCATCGGCTTCAATGTGTACCGGTCCACCGGTGGCGGCGCGTACGCCAAGGTCAATGCCGCCGTCCTGACGGGCGGGACCAACTACACGGACTCGACGGCCGACTTGACGCGGTCCAACAGCTATCGCGTGGCCGCGGTCGTGGGCGGTCAGGAGCAGGCGCCCAGCGGGGCCTTCACATTGACGGCCAATCACGCGACGGAACCCGTGGTCCGCGTGCCGCTGCGCTCCGGCGGTCCGGTGAAGTTCGTCTGGGTCGGCGACCTCGACGGCGACGGCGAGTACGACTACCTGGTGGACCGGCAGACCTCGCCCCAGAAGCTCGAGGCGTACAGCAGCGACGGCGACTTCCTCTGGGACGTCGACATGGGGCCGAACAGCCAGAACCAGGACAACATCGAACCGGGGTCGTCCGCGATCGACGTAGGCCACTGGGACGGCGTCACGGTCTACGACTTCGACAGCGACGGCCGAGCGGAGGTCGCCCTCAAGATCGCCGACGGTGTCAGGTTCGGCGACGGAGCGACCTGGACGCACGCGGACGACGCCCGGCAGTTCATGGCCATACTCGACGGCCGGACCGGAGCACTGCGCAACTGGGCCGCCGTACCGACCACTTACCTGAGCGACGGCCCGATGGGGGCGCGTCTGGGCGTGGCGTACCTCAACGGCACCACGCCGAGTCTGGTCGCCTACATGAAGAACCGGCGCGACGACGGCGCGTTCAACCTGATGATGGCCGCCTGGAAATTCACCGGCAGCGCGCTCAGGCAGGAATGGACGTGGCTGCGCGGCAGCCAGAACGCACCCGACGGACACAACTCCCGCGCCCTCGACGTCAACGGCGACGGGACGGACGAGGTCGCCGAGATCGGGTTCGTCCTCAACGGCGACGGCACCCTGCGCTACACCATGGGCCCCCAGGGCATCATTCACGGCGACCGATTCCACATCGCCGACATGGACCCCGGCCGCCCGGGCCTCGAGGGCTACGGCGTCCAGCAGGACAACCCCAGCGGCCTCCTCGAGTACTACTACGACGCCTCGACCGGCTCCATCATCTGGAAGCACAACGGCGGTCCCGCCGATGTCGGGCGCGGCATGGCCGCCGACGTCGACGCACGCTTCCCCGGCATGGAGGTCTGGTCCTTCTCGGGCCTGTACAACGCCCCCTCCAACCAGCTCACCGAACCGAACACCTCACTACGGCCCTGGCCGCAACTGGGCCTGTGGTGGGACGGCGACCTCACCACGGAGCTCCTCAACGACGGCAAGATCGAAAAATGGAACCCGCTCAACCCGACGTCGACCGGCAGCCTCCCCCGCCTGGTCAGCACCTGGAACTACGGCGCCGTCACAGCCGCCCAGGGCGGCCCCACCCTCGTCGGTGACATCCTCGGCGACTGGCGCGAGGAGGCCGTCTACACCAACGCCTCCTACAACGAACTGATCATCTTCACCACGAACCAACCGACCACCACCCGCCTCTACACCCCAGCCCACAACCCCGCCTACCGCAACGCCATGACCTTCAAGGGCTACATGCAGTCCCACCACGTCGACTACTTCCTCGGAGCCGACATGTCACCGGCGCCTCGGCCGAATATCGCCTACGCGGGCAGTGCTGCCACGAGCGCGGCGGAAGCACGGGTCAGCGCGAACGGCTCGGGCGGCTAG
- a CDS encoding serine/threonine-protein kinase codes for MNEADGGPGRRVVDGRFELEGRLGGGGMGMVWQARDLVLHRLVAIKEVRPPDRDLAEYDPEAARMLRERVLREARALARIDHPNVVTIHHIVDGGEGTYPWIVMELVSGGSLADRLAQGPMPPAEAARIGRGVLAALTAAHDAGIQHRDVKPANVLLRPDGRPVLTDFGIAAIRETTSLTATGSIIGTPDFMAPERISGHEGGPASDLWSLAMMLYNAVEGHHPLRRGSTLATLAAVLHDDVPPPVRAGLLGDVLMSVLVRDPAARASAAVLDRRLAVIESEPTTGPTPPRDEPTSYPLAAPSTPTDPWYPGAPATPAAFGPPSANPIPGPTGPTAPQSVTAPTRAPRRRTLGRPLLLSLSGTSLVGAVALLWWLLPLDDGSADLNTGGPSASTSSSAPTSVSTPTSGSPSAGSDPQETATGSMLTPANIRTAIKALEKESGRKRFGSFSVYDDYVLAQMMVNGSDTAYESYDYRPGTGAKKGIIDSTLPSGYKPFAAEDFNWDRIPALLAEAEKKLNVKDVETRYVLVSQPNAFNPSFGLSVYLSDKYGRSGFLRTDTEGKVTDVNPAED; via the coding sequence ATGAACGAGGCAGACGGAGGTCCCGGCAGACGAGTTGTCGACGGGCGCTTCGAGTTGGAGGGCCGCCTCGGCGGCGGCGGGATGGGCATGGTCTGGCAGGCCAGAGACCTGGTCCTGCACAGGCTGGTGGCGATCAAGGAGGTCCGCCCGCCGGACCGCGATCTCGCCGAGTACGACCCCGAGGCCGCACGCATGCTGCGTGAGCGCGTGCTGCGCGAAGCCAGGGCCCTGGCCCGGATCGACCACCCCAACGTCGTCACCATCCACCACATCGTCGACGGCGGCGAGGGCACCTACCCGTGGATCGTGATGGAGCTGGTCAGCGGCGGCTCGCTCGCCGACCGGCTCGCCCAGGGGCCGATGCCCCCGGCCGAGGCGGCACGGATCGGCCGCGGGGTACTGGCCGCACTGACCGCCGCGCACGACGCCGGAATCCAGCACCGGGACGTCAAGCCCGCCAATGTGCTGCTACGGCCGGACGGGCGCCCCGTCCTCACCGACTTCGGCATCGCCGCGATCCGCGAGACGACCAGCCTCACCGCCACCGGTTCCATCATCGGCACACCCGACTTCATGGCGCCGGAACGCATCTCGGGCCACGAGGGCGGACCCGCTTCCGACCTGTGGTCCCTGGCGATGATGCTCTACAACGCGGTGGAGGGCCACCACCCGCTGCGCCGGGGCAGCACCCTGGCCACCCTCGCCGCCGTCCTCCACGACGACGTGCCCCCACCGGTACGCGCCGGCCTTCTCGGCGACGTCCTGATGAGCGTGCTGGTACGGGACCCCGCAGCGCGCGCATCCGCCGCTGTCCTGGACCGCAGACTCGCCGTGATCGAGTCGGAGCCGACGACCGGCCCGACGCCCCCACGCGACGAACCCACCTCGTACCCCCTGGCGGCACCGTCCACGCCCACGGACCCTTGGTACCCCGGCGCACCTGCGACTCCCGCAGCATTCGGCCCTCCATCGGCCAACCCGATCCCAGGGCCGACAGGACCGACAGCACCCCAATCGGTGACCGCCCCTACCCGAGCGCCACGCCGACGCACCCTGGGCCGCCCCCTGCTGCTGAGCCTGTCGGGAACCTCGCTCGTCGGTGCCGTAGCCCTGCTGTGGTGGCTGCTGCCCCTGGACGACGGCTCCGCCGACCTGAACACGGGAGGCCCCTCGGCGTCCACGTCGTCCTCGGCACCCACGTCCGTCTCGACACCGACGTCGGGCTCGCCCTCCGCCGGCTCGGATCCGCAGGAGACCGCGACGGGGAGCATGCTCACCCCCGCCAACATCCGCACCGCCATCAAGGCGTTGGAGAAGGAGAGCGGCCGGAAGAGGTTCGGCAGCTTCTCCGTGTACGACGACTACGTGCTGGCCCAGATGATGGTCAACGGCAGTGACACCGCGTACGAGTCGTACGACTACCGTCCGGGCACGGGCGCGAAGAAGGGCATCATAGACAGCACCCTGCCGAGTGGCTACAAGCCTTTCGCTGCCGAAGACTTCAACTGGGACAGGATCCCCGCTCTCTTGGCAGAGGCGGAGAAGAAGCTGAACGTCAAGGATGTCGAGACCCGTTATGTGCTGGTGAGCCAGCCCAACGCTTTCAACCCTTCGTTCGGACTGTCGGTCTACCTCTCGGACAAGTACGGCCGTAGCGGTTTCCTGCGGACCGACACCGAGGGCAAGGTGACGGACGTGAACCCGGCGGAGGACTGA